Proteins encoded together in one Shewanella oneidensis MR-1 window:
- a CDS encoding periplasmic protein gives MKFPVVPVFVLILLSCFASAIWCISSGEKDTRPETWSSFIYTHGYDSGKYKKTDNFDSYEACRDFAKEQSSFYDNVPWECGLKCGFDSRKQGFQCQEMRNEQ, from the coding sequence ATGAAATTCCCCGTTGTACCTGTATTTGTGTTAATCCTGCTTTCTTGCTTTGCCAGCGCGATTTGGTGCATCTCTTCAGGGGAGAAAGACACGCGCCCAGAAACCTGGTCATCCTTTATTTATACCCATGGTTATGACTCTGGTAAGTATAAGAAAACAGATAATTTTGATAGCTATGAAGCCTGTCGAGACTTTGCCAAAGAGCAATCGTCTTTCTACGATAACGTGCCTTGGGAATGTGGGCTAAAATGTGGTTTCGACTCCCGTAAACAGGGATTTCAATGCCAAGAGATGCGTAACGAGCAATAA
- a CDS encoding DUF4240 domain-containing protein, producing the protein MTEVEFWGLVTRSEPAQSQESLAEALKQKLSKLTDEELKAFDKLFGQQMRRSYLWSVWGAAYIITGCDSDYAFAEFRAFLISLGQARYEAVIANPDTLAQLTAWPEKDGYAYPFIEDYDLIAGQLYEDRTGKELPFMPSGKATPVGKKFSTKPKDLRNQYPELSARFPF; encoded by the coding sequence ATGACAGAAGTAGAATTTTGGGGCTTAGTGACCCGCAGTGAACCCGCGCAATCCCAGGAGTCTTTGGCTGAGGCATTAAAGCAAAAGTTGAGCAAACTGACTGATGAAGAGTTAAAAGCCTTCGATAAACTCTTTGGCCAACAGATGCGCCGCAGCTATTTATGGTCTGTGTGGGGCGCGGCTTATATCATTACAGGCTGTGATTCTGATTATGCCTTTGCTGAATTTCGCGCTTTTCTTATTTCACTAGGGCAAGCACGTTACGAGGCAGTGATTGCTAACCCTGACACGTTAGCGCAGTTAACTGCGTGGCCAGAAAAAGATGGCTATGCCTATCCTTTTATTGAAGATTACGATCTTATCGCAGGACAATTGTACGAAGATAGAACGGGTAAAGAGCTACCTTTTATGCCCTCTGGTAAAGCGACCCCTGTTGGGAAAAAATTTAGCACTAAACCCAAAGACTTAAGAAATCAATATCCTGAGCTTAGTGCACGTTTTCCGTTTTAA
- a CDS encoding GGDEF domain-containing protein has translation MTSLDLAKELDKIIIKGAISPLFQPIFNILEHKIHGFEALSRGPEHSPLYSPVPLFKTAEHHGKLSELETLCRRISLEQFKLRQFQGRLFINISPKALLDPTHPKGMTLQLLQQLGISPSQVVIELSEQYPADDIDLLKSCLNHYRSQGFMTAIDDLGAGYSGLRLWSELSPDYVKIDRHFIHQIDSTPVKQEFVRSIVELCQSLTCKVIAEGIETQEELAVLKQLGIVYCQGYLLGRPEAQPSRAMKATLVPNNTQIQPRYSESAESLCTSAITVVPTLKLKHLSDTFSSQPALQAVVVVQDQLPLGIISRATLLELFSTPYGRALHENHAVSEVMDPQVLQIEANEPLSIVSQLLTSESANTVAQQFIILRRGKLLGIGHTKDLLQRITEHRIKMARHANPLTDLPGNVPIQEELKRLRTQQKPFYLAYFDLCHFKPYNDIYGFCRGDEVICEVADLLVKYKTDNCFIGHVGGDDFVVISTCERLIDRCQHILTEFEANKPLFYSAEHWQAQEMLADDRQGQACYHKLISLSVGVLTPAHTFNCNEHSLSTLSARAKKQAKSASNGFYLLEERDISPQALSA, from the coding sequence ATGACGAGTTTAGATCTGGCAAAAGAGCTTGATAAGATAATCATAAAGGGGGCAATCAGCCCGCTTTTTCAGCCCATTTTCAATATATTGGAACATAAGATCCACGGGTTTGAGGCACTCAGTCGTGGGCCAGAACATAGCCCGCTCTATTCACCGGTTCCTTTATTTAAAACCGCTGAACATCACGGCAAGCTGAGTGAACTTGAAACCCTGTGCCGCCGTATTTCACTGGAACAATTTAAGCTACGCCAGTTTCAAGGGCGATTGTTTATCAATATTTCCCCTAAAGCCCTGCTCGATCCGACCCATCCTAAAGGAATGACACTGCAGCTGTTACAACAGCTCGGCATTTCTCCCTCACAGGTGGTAATTGAGTTATCGGAGCAATATCCAGCCGATGATATTGATTTACTCAAGTCTTGCCTGAATCACTATCGTAGCCAAGGGTTTATGACAGCCATTGATGACTTGGGTGCTGGTTATTCGGGTTTAAGGCTTTGGTCAGAGTTATCCCCTGACTATGTAAAAATCGACCGGCACTTTATCCATCAAATCGATTCAACCCCAGTAAAACAAGAATTTGTCCGCTCGATTGTCGAACTGTGTCAAAGCCTTACCTGTAAAGTGATTGCCGAAGGGATTGAAACCCAAGAAGAACTTGCCGTACTTAAACAACTAGGAATCGTTTATTGCCAAGGTTATTTGCTTGGTCGCCCCGAGGCACAACCGAGTCGCGCCATGAAAGCGACCTTAGTCCCTAACAATACTCAAATTCAGCCCAGATACAGTGAATCCGCCGAAAGCCTCTGTACCAGCGCCATCACGGTTGTCCCCACACTCAAACTTAAACACTTAAGCGATACTTTTAGCTCCCAGCCAGCCTTACAGGCCGTGGTTGTGGTGCAAGACCAGCTCCCATTAGGGATCATTAGCCGAGCGACTCTGCTCGAACTCTTCAGTACTCCCTATGGTCGGGCGCTACATGAAAATCATGCGGTGAGTGAAGTGATGGATCCCCAAGTGCTGCAGATTGAAGCTAACGAGCCACTCTCCATTGTGAGCCAATTATTAACATCAGAAAGTGCCAATACGGTCGCTCAGCAATTTATCATCCTTCGCAGGGGGAAATTACTCGGGATTGGCCACACTAAGGATTTGTTACAGCGGATCACCGAGCACAGGATCAAAATGGCAAGGCATGCCAATCCCTTAACCGATTTACCTGGTAATGTACCGATCCAAGAAGAACTTAAGCGTCTCAGAACCCAGCAAAAACCCTTCTATTTGGCCTATTTTGACCTGTGTCACTTTAAACCCTACAACGATATCTATGGTTTCTGCCGTGGTGACGAAGTGATCTGCGAAGTCGCGGATCTGTTAGTGAAATACAAAACCGACAATTGTTTTATCGGCCATGTGGGTGGCGATGACTTTGTCGTGATCAGTACCTGTGAGCGACTCATTGATCGTTGCCAACATATATTGACAGAGTTTGAAGCCAATAAACCGCTCTTCTATAGTGCAGAGCATTGGCAAGCCCAAGAAATGCTCGCAGACGACAGGCAAGGACAAGCTTGTTATCACAAATTGATCAGCCTAAGTGTCGGCGTGCTCACTCCAGCACATACCTTCAACTGTAATGAGCATAGTTTGTCTACCTTAAGTGCAAGGGCAAAAAAACAGGCAAAATCCGCGAGTAACGGATTTTACCTGTTAGAAGAGAGGGACATCAGTCCCCAAGCATTGAGTGCTTAG
- a CDS encoding response regulator, with amino-acid sequence MTHLSPSELSMLIVEPSETQRRIIIKCLQQEGIVSIEHAANIAEAKGLIARHKPDLIASAMHFEDGTATEFLSYLRSKSEYKDIQFMLVSSECRREQLESFRQSGVVAILPKPFNAEHLGKALNATIDLLSHDELDLSHFDVHDVRVLVVDDSRMARNVIKRTIGNLGIKLITEAEDGAQAIELMRHNMFDLIITDYNMPSVDGLALTQFIRSESQQSHVPILMVSSEANDAHLSNVSQAGVNALCDKPFEPKLVKQLLYQLLEE; translated from the coding sequence ATGACTCATTTATCGCCTAGCGAATTATCGATGCTTATTGTTGAACCATCGGAAACCCAGCGCCGAATTATCATCAAATGCTTACAGCAAGAAGGCATTGTTAGCATCGAACATGCTGCCAATATTGCAGAAGCCAAGGGGCTCATTGCTCGACACAAACCGGATCTCATCGCCAGCGCAATGCACTTTGAGGATGGTACCGCGACGGAATTTTTAAGCTACCTACGCAGTAAAAGCGAGTATAAAGATATTCAATTTATGCTGGTCTCGAGTGAATGTCGCCGCGAGCAATTGGAGAGTTTCCGTCAATCGGGGGTGGTTGCTATCCTGCCAAAACCCTTTAATGCCGAGCATTTAGGCAAAGCGCTCAATGCAACTATCGATTTACTCAGTCACGATGAGCTCGACTTAAGCCACTTCGATGTGCACGATGTACGAGTACTTGTGGTTGATGACAGCCGCATGGCACGCAATGTGATCAAACGAACGATTGGTAATTTGGGGATAAAACTAATTACCGAAGCTGAAGATGGTGCGCAAGCCATTGAGTTAATGCGTCATAATATGTTTGATTTAATTATCACCGATTACAATATGCCCAGCGTTGATGGACTGGCATTAACGCAATTTATCCGTAGTGAAAGCCAGCAATCACATGTGCCAATTTTAATGGTCTCGTCTGAGGCTAACGATGCACATTTAAGCAATGTATCTCAAGCTGGGGTGAATGCCCTATGCGACAAGCCCTTCGAACCCAAATTGGTTAAGCAACTCTTATATCAACTGCTCGAAGAATAA
- a CDS encoding HU family DNA-binding protein translates to MNKTELIAKIAENADITKAQATRALKSFEAAITESMKNGDKISIVGFGSFETTTRAARTGRNPQTGKEIQIAEATVPKFKAGKTLRDSVN, encoded by the coding sequence ATGAACAAAACAGAACTTATCGCCAAAATTGCAGAAAATGCCGATATCACCAAAGCTCAAGCAACTCGTGCATTGAAATCTTTCGAAGCGGCGATTACTGAATCAATGAAGAACGGTGACAAAATCTCTATCGTCGGATTTGGCTCTTTTGAAACAACGACTCGTGCAGCGCGTACAGGCCGTAACCCGCAAACGGGTAAAGAAATTCAAATTGCTGAAGCGACGGTTCCTAAGTTTAAAGCAGGTAAAACCCTGCGTGACAGTGTGAACTAA
- a CDS encoding TorF family putative porin: MRKSLYSVLALSTGLLLTNNAFAAVSGNIGGTSNYLWRGVTQTNDAVAIQGGIDYSHDSGFYAGTWASNVDFGNDTSYELDLYAGYGGSITDDLSYDFGYLYYAYPDAEGSIDFGELHGTITWKWVELSYSHVINAGEDVAAEPFDNKDMSYLAATASFPLTEKLSLSFHYGYSTGDVVEAWFAEDNYADYNVTLSADTSMGTISFMVSDTDLSDDDAKIALGYSYSFDL, encoded by the coding sequence ATGAGAAAATCACTGTACAGTGTTTTGGCATTATCAACGGGATTATTACTAACCAATAACGCCTTTGCGGCGGTGTCTGGCAATATTGGCGGCACCTCAAACTATCTATGGCGCGGGGTAACTCAAACCAATGATGCGGTCGCTATCCAAGGCGGTATTGACTACAGTCATGACTCAGGATTCTATGCGGGCACATGGGCATCAAATGTCGATTTTGGCAATGACACAAGCTACGAGTTAGACCTCTATGCAGGTTACGGTGGCAGTATCACCGACGATCTCAGCTATGATTTTGGCTACCTCTATTATGCTTATCCCGATGCTGAAGGCAGTATCGATTTTGGTGAACTCCACGGTACCATCACTTGGAAGTGGGTCGAACTCAGTTATTCCCACGTGATCAATGCGGGTGAAGACGTCGCGGCAGAACCATTCGATAACAAAGATATGAGTTACCTTGCAGCCACAGCTTCTTTCCCTTTAACCGAAAAACTTAGCCTGTCATTCCACTATGGCTACTCCACGGGCGATGTGGTTGAAGCTTGGTTTGCGGAAGATAACTACGCCGATTACAACGTGACACTCAGTGCCGATACCAGCATGGGAACCATCTCTTTTATGGTGTCTGATACCGATCTGAGCGATGACGATGCAAAAATCGCTTTAGGCTATTCCTATAGTTTTGATTTATAA
- a CDS encoding methyltransferase domain-containing protein produces MQDKNFDKLAQKFAKNIYGTPKGEIRAAVLWRDLAPALAQFGDKKLRILDAGGGFGYFSQKLARLGHEVVLCDISAEMLAQAKEQIDASDTPLAIRLVHAPIQALSITEHGMFDLILCHAVVEWLADAKTTMEGLLTMLKPNGLFSLMFYNKEAMRFHALVSGNFDYVAADLKVKKKVRLTPTHPLYIHEVKLWFAQWQMALLKESGVRVIHDYLKKQQAADFDYQKLLSMELEYSQREPYISLGRYVHFLGQSTATHSE; encoded by the coding sequence GTGCAAGATAAAAATTTCGATAAACTCGCGCAAAAATTTGCGAAGAACATTTATGGCACCCCTAAAGGTGAAATCCGTGCCGCCGTGCTCTGGCGCGATCTCGCTCCCGCATTGGCACAGTTTGGCGATAAAAAGCTACGGATTTTAGATGCTGGCGGCGGTTTTGGTTACTTCAGCCAAAAGCTAGCACGTCTTGGTCATGAGGTCGTACTCTGCGATATTTCTGCCGAGATGCTCGCCCAAGCAAAAGAGCAAATCGATGCCAGCGATACGCCATTGGCAATTCGCTTAGTCCATGCGCCGATCCAAGCCCTATCGATTACTGAGCACGGCATGTTCGATCTCATCCTCTGCCATGCCGTGGTTGAATGGCTAGCCGATGCCAAAACCACGATGGAAGGCTTACTGACAATGCTAAAACCCAATGGGCTGTTTTCGCTGATGTTTTACAATAAAGAAGCGATGCGGTTCCATGCCTTAGTGTCAGGCAATTTCGACTATGTTGCCGCCGATCTCAAAGTGAAGAAGAAAGTGCGACTGACACCTACACATCCTCTGTATATTCATGAGGTTAAGCTATGGTTTGCCCAGTGGCAAATGGCTTTGCTGAAAGAATCAGGTGTACGGGTGATCCACGATTACTTGAAGAAACAGCAAGCGGCGGATTTTGACTATCAAAAACTGCTCAGTATGGAACTCGAATATTCCCAACGCGAACCCTATATTTCACTCGGCCGTTATGTGCATTTTCTGGGGCAAAGTACAGCAACACACTCTGAATAA
- a CDS encoding DUF3016 domain-containing protein — translation MKVQFLLLASVLSCSAVWAADEAKTDPVTEDGVVKIVWQNPKDFRDIKSSGEIQSRYEQRLFDTLTTNINKEAAKVLKPNQKLEMMVTDVDLAGDMRPTFGATADDLRVVKDLYPPRMSFSYQVLENDKVIIAGDEKLADMGFMSGIQSVNEKPFMYETKMLSDWLKKTVAPKL, via the coding sequence ATGAAAGTCCAGTTCCTATTACTCGCCAGTGTGTTGAGTTGCAGTGCAGTGTGGGCCGCCGACGAGGCGAAAACCGACCCTGTGACTGAAGACGGGGTGGTGAAGATTGTTTGGCAAAATCCAAAAGATTTCCGTGATATTAAATCCTCGGGCGAAATTCAGTCCCGTTATGAACAACGTTTATTCGATACCTTAACCACGAATATTAATAAAGAAGCAGCAAAAGTATTAAAACCAAACCAAAAGTTGGAAATGATGGTCACTGATGTCGACCTAGCGGGTGATATGCGTCCAACATTTGGGGCAACAGCTGATGATTTACGGGTGGTAAAAGATCTTTATCCACCACGTATGAGTTTTAGTTATCAAGTGCTTGAAAATGATAAAGTGATTATTGCTGGGGATGAAAAACTCGCTGACATGGGCTTTATGTCAGGCATTCAATCCGTAAATGAAAAGCCATTTATGTACGAAACAAAAATGCTGAGCGATTGGTTGAAAAAGACTGTCGCGCCTAAGCTATAA
- a CDS encoding MaoC/PaaZ C-terminal domain-containing protein, translating to MPSLFSLYRKIFFGRKPGWDQQPLPYIKVTAPNVRVSEAKISQYAQVCGFDFDGKLLPPTYLYVMAFRLHAVIFTHDGITFPLLGMIHLKNRIQVYRPAAVDEVFALECALTTSRETDSGLEFEFVSKAFVGEELVWESLSTYLYRIETAGRRVRPPKALDMAWDSPQSWELGEDLGRRYAKASGDYNLIHLHPMLSKRFGFDRVLAHGMWSKARCLAELMPEIGERPFVVDVAFKLPLLMPAEVGFGYEKTEDKWVFELRDSKGRRPHLSGEVQL from the coding sequence ATGCCGTCGCTGTTTTCTCTTTATCGCAAGATTTTCTTTGGTCGTAAACCTGGTTGGGATCAGCAGCCTCTGCCATATATTAAAGTGACAGCGCCCAATGTGAGAGTGTCCGAGGCAAAGATCAGCCAATACGCTCAAGTCTGTGGCTTTGATTTCGACGGTAAATTGTTACCGCCAACTTACCTGTATGTGATGGCGTTTCGCTTACATGCGGTGATTTTTACCCACGATGGTATTACTTTCCCACTGCTTGGAATGATCCATTTAAAGAACCGGATTCAAGTCTATCGTCCTGCGGCGGTGGATGAAGTGTTTGCCCTCGAATGTGCGTTAACCACCAGCCGTGAAACTGACTCAGGTTTAGAGTTTGAATTTGTTTCTAAAGCCTTTGTGGGTGAAGAGCTAGTGTGGGAGTCGCTCTCAACTTATTTGTATCGTATCGAAACCGCAGGGCGCCGTGTGCGTCCCCCTAAAGCGCTCGATATGGCGTGGGATTCACCGCAATCTTGGGAATTGGGAGAGGATTTAGGCCGTCGTTATGCTAAAGCATCTGGTGACTATAACCTGATCCACTTGCATCCTATGTTGTCGAAACGCTTCGGCTTTGACCGTGTGCTTGCCCATGGCATGTGGTCCAAAGCGCGCTGCTTAGCAGAATTAATGCCAGAAATTGGTGAGCGCCCATTTGTGGTTGATGTGGCCTTTAAGTTGCCGCTGCTAATGCCTGCAGAAGTGGGATTCGGTTATGAAAAAACCGAAGATAAATGGGTGTTTGAGCTTAGAGACAGCAAAGGTCGCAGACCGCATCTTAGCGGTGAAGTGCAGCTTTAA
- a CDS encoding membrane protein, whose protein sequence is MLCSHCHQSIKIAEITQQRGKGFHAQVQCPHCFAWLGHSPKLLKLKLFGFYASVLTGLYSYFDASTRHFLIPVMIFCVILLLVSHFMDQLQTIEAPEKVDDSDQRQKYR, encoded by the coding sequence ATGCTGTGCTCCCATTGCCACCAGTCGATTAAAATTGCTGAAATTACCCAACAACGCGGAAAAGGTTTTCACGCGCAAGTGCAATGTCCCCATTGTTTTGCTTGGCTGGGTCACAGTCCTAAATTATTGAAGTTAAAATTATTTGGCTTTTATGCGAGTGTGCTAACTGGGCTATACAGTTATTTCGATGCCTCAACGCGACATTTTTTGATCCCAGTGATGATCTTTTGCGTGATCTTGTTACTGGTAAGCCATTTTATGGATCAGCTACAGACGATTGAAGCGCCAGAGAAGGTGGATGATAGCGATCAAAGGCAAAAGTATCGCTAA
- a CDS encoding zinc ABC transporter, translating into MRLHSHIRRTISIWLAAVLVLLSLAASVHSVTHLDDGAKTHCTLCFHQHQLNKILLTHPLALNLAIQRFDVCDFFLPVILVKHVSVYLSRAPPAQL; encoded by the coding sequence GTGAGACTGCATAGTCACATAAGACGCACAATTTCGATATGGCTTGCAGCTGTATTGGTATTGCTGTCTCTTGCTGCCTCAGTCCATAGTGTGACTCACCTTGATGATGGGGCAAAGACGCACTGTACTCTCTGTTTCCATCAGCACCAGCTTAATAAAATTCTGTTAACTCATCCGCTTGCGCTGAACTTAGCGATACAGCGGTTCGATGTTTGCGACTTTTTCTTACCTGTAATTTTGGTAAAACACGTTAGTGTTTACCTTAGCCGCGCTCCACCTGCACAACTCTAA
- a CDS encoding TraB/GumN family protein produces the protein MATSRWRLLLALLSVTLFASGTTLAAPSDKPPFYRVQWQGKSAYLLGSIHIGRADFYPMPAQVEAAFTKSKGLVVEIDMNKVDSRALLQKYGGANSAQGLDWQSRDKQTVATMSQYCEGKASLCQSIQAFAPWLQAAQFNLLRYNGLGFSTDYGVDMQLLSRGGKPVYELETAESQFQLLASFDSQIQWAMVREAIDASDAELLSLVDAWRSGNETVLDTLMQEQLGGDGNTLMLDKILWQRNKVMAEGMIKLMGSETASEPLFVVVGAGHVVGDKSVVQLLKQQGATVTACWQTRCD, from the coding sequence ATGGCAACAAGTCGATGGCGACTATTACTGGCACTCTTAAGTGTCACTTTGTTTGCAAGTGGGACAACTTTAGCTGCACCTTCGGATAAACCGCCGTTTTATCGCGTGCAATGGCAGGGTAAATCCGCTTATCTGCTGGGCTCTATCCATATTGGTCGTGCCGATTTTTATCCTATGCCCGCGCAAGTCGAAGCGGCGTTTACCAAATCCAAAGGGCTTGTCGTTGAAATCGATATGAATAAAGTCGATAGTCGTGCCTTACTGCAAAAATACGGCGGGGCAAATTCAGCACAGGGACTTGATTGGCAAAGTAGAGATAAACAAACGGTGGCGACAATGAGCCAATATTGTGAGGGTAAAGCGAGTTTATGCCAGTCGATTCAAGCCTTTGCACCTTGGTTGCAGGCCGCTCAATTTAATCTATTACGCTACAATGGTTTAGGTTTTAGCACTGACTATGGTGTCGATATGCAGCTGCTTAGCCGCGGGGGGAAACCTGTTTATGAGTTAGAGACGGCCGAGTCGCAGTTTCAATTGCTCGCTTCCTTCGACAGTCAAATCCAGTGGGCTATGGTGCGCGAAGCCATTGATGCATCGGATGCTGAATTACTCTCACTGGTTGATGCGTGGCGCTCTGGTAATGAAACCGTGTTAGATACCTTGATGCAAGAGCAACTTGGTGGCGATGGTAATACCCTGATGCTGGATAAAATTCTCTGGCAGCGTAATAAAGTGATGGCAGAGGGCATGATAAAGCTTATGGGGTCAGAAACTGCTAGCGAGCCTTTATTTGTGGTGGTGGGTGCAGGCCATGTGGTTGGCGATAAGAGTGTGGTGCAACTTCTCAAGCAGCAGGGCGCGACTGTGACCGCTTGTTGGCAGACGCGCTGTGACTGA
- a CDS encoding formate--tetrahydrofolate ligase, which translates to MLTDMEISRRAHLKDIAQLGAEFGLLPEEMQLFGNTKAKVDLQVQQRLAGQPKGKLIIVTAVTPTPHGEGKTVTTIGLTQSLKALGNKVCACIRQPSMGPVFGVKGGAAGGGYAQVVPMQELNLHLTGDIHAVSSAHNLGAAAIASRLYHEMRLGKAEFERQSGLSYLDIDPKGIRWHRVVDHNDRCLREIEVGLGENNGPAYTSGFDITAASELMAILALSRNLTDMRVRIGKLVLALNRQGEAVSADELGVAGAMTAIMADAVKPTLMQTLNGAPCLIHAGPFANIAHGNSSVIADDIALKLADFVVTEGGFGSDMGFEKFCNIKARQSGLIPSAAVLVTTLKALKANSGLASDTDINAPDQARLEAGFANLNWHINNVVQYGLPVVVAINRFASDTDAELNWLMEAVRGTAAFGCELSEAFSQGEDGAMALAQTVIRACEQPSEFRLLYPDNMELEAKLSTLAELGYGAAGINLSAVAKQQLQELSALGYAHLPVCMAKTPLSISHDPQLKGVPQGFIVPVRELVLNAGAGFITALVGNVMTMPGLGLTPGYLKIDIDVDGEIIGLG; encoded by the coding sequence ATGCTAACCGATATGGAGATTTCGCGCCGCGCGCATCTAAAAGATATCGCACAACTTGGTGCCGAGTTTGGGTTGTTGCCCGAAGAGATGCAGCTATTTGGCAATACCAAGGCGAAGGTGGATCTGCAAGTACAGCAGCGCTTAGCCGGGCAACCAAAGGGCAAATTGATTATTGTTACCGCTGTTACGCCAACGCCTCACGGTGAAGGTAAAACCGTGACGACCATTGGTTTAACGCAATCACTCAAGGCGCTCGGCAATAAAGTGTGTGCCTGTATTCGCCAACCCAGTATGGGGCCAGTATTTGGGGTAAAAGGTGGGGCTGCTGGTGGCGGTTATGCCCAAGTTGTGCCTATGCAGGAGCTGAATCTGCATCTAACGGGTGATATTCATGCTGTGAGTAGCGCTCATAATCTTGGGGCTGCGGCGATTGCTTCTCGGCTTTACCATGAAATGCGTTTAGGCAAGGCTGAATTTGAGCGTCAATCTGGCTTAAGCTACTTAGATATCGATCCAAAGGGCATTCGCTGGCACCGGGTAGTTGATCATAACGATCGTTGTTTACGGGAGATTGAGGTGGGACTGGGGGAAAACAACGGCCCTGCTTATACCTCAGGGTTTGATATTACCGCCGCTTCTGAGTTAATGGCCATTTTGGCGCTAAGCCGTAATTTGACTGATATGCGCGTACGTATTGGCAAGCTAGTGTTAGCCCTTAATCGACAGGGAGAGGCCGTTAGCGCCGACGAACTCGGTGTAGCTGGAGCCATGACAGCGATTATGGCGGATGCGGTAAAACCTACGTTGATGCAAACCTTAAACGGTGCGCCTTGTCTTATTCATGCGGGACCCTTTGCGAATATCGCCCATGGTAACTCGTCGGTTATTGCCGATGATATCGCCTTAAAACTGGCCGATTTTGTGGTGACCGAAGGTGGGTTCGGCTCCGATATGGGCTTTGAAAAGTTCTGCAATATCAAAGCGCGGCAGTCGGGGTTAATTCCGAGTGCCGCAGTATTAGTGACCACATTAAAGGCGCTTAAGGCCAATAGCGGTTTAGCGTCGGATACGGATATTAATGCGCCTGACCAAGCACGTCTTGAAGCCGGTTTTGCCAATTTAAATTGGCATATCAATAATGTGGTCCAATATGGTCTTCCTGTTGTTGTTGCTATCAATCGTTTTGCCAGCGATACGGACGCCGAGCTCAACTGGTTAATGGAAGCCGTGCGTGGTACTGCGGCATTTGGCTGCGAACTCAGCGAAGCTTTTAGCCAAGGTGAAGATGGGGCGATGGCTTTGGCACAAACCGTAATTCGCGCTTGTGAACAACCAAGTGAGTTTAGGTTGCTGTATCCCGATAATATGGAGTTGGAAGCTAAATTATCGACCTTAGCAGAATTAGGTTATGGCGCAGCCGGTATAAATTTATCCGCTGTGGCAAAACAGCAATTACAGGAGCTGAGTGCGCTCGGTTATGCGCATTTGCCCGTGTGTATGGCAAAGACCCCTTTATCGATCAGTCACGACCCCCAGCTTAAAGGTGTCCCTCAAGGTTTTATCGTGCCAGTGCGTGAATTAGTGTTAAATGCGGGCGCTGGATTTATCACGGCACTTGTGGGCAATGTGATGACAATGCCAGGGCTTGGATTAACCCCAGGCTATTTAAAAATAGATATCGATGTCGATGGTGAGATTATTGGACTCGGTTAA